AGCGAAGGAATTCCACATCGATAGTGTCCTGCTGGAAAGTGCTTTCGGTGGAGATGGATTTCTGCTCGTGATAAGGGATAACGGGCGTATCGTCGATGCCATTGGCGCGTCGCCATAGTTCGATGCCATTCTTGCCGAGCAGGTTCTGCATCATTTCTACGGGGATCTCACTGAGCACTTTTACTGTTTCCACGCCCATGCGCAGGAGAAGGAAAGCTGTTTCTTTTCCAATGCCGGGGACCTTGGCTACGCTGAGCGGCGCCAGGTAGGTTTTCTCGGAACCGAAAGGGATCTCGATCTGTCCGTTGGGCTTCACCTCATTGGTGGCCACTTTGCTGATGAGCTTGTTGCTGGCCAGCGCATAGGAAACGGGCAGGCCGCTTTCTTTCATCAGTTTCTGACGGAGCTCTGTGGTGAACCGGCAGCAGCCAAAATATTTGTCCATTCCCGTTAGGTCTACATAGAACTCGTCTACAGAAGATTTCTCGAATAATGGAACGGAATCACGGATGATATCTGTTACCAGGCGTGAGTAGTTGCTGTAGGATTCCATATCTCCCTGAAGGATGATCGCATGCGGACAGAGCCTTTTGGCTAATCTCACCGGCATGGCTGAGTGGATGCCGAAAGAACGGGCTTCATAGCTGCAAGCTGCCACAACACCTCTGTCGCTGCTGCCGCCTACGATCAATGGTTTTCCTTTCAGGGAGCTGTTTTTCAAACATTCTACAGATACAAAAAATGCGTCGAGGTCGAGGTGAGCGATATGCCGCTCATGGTTGATGAACATAACATGGGCTTAAAGGTTTGCGTATTGTCTTTCCCTGTAACCGATCTTCTGCATGTAATCAACTTCCACGCTGAATACACCGAAGTCTTCCACTACTTTCCCACGGATACGATAGAAACCTTTTCCTTTCATAGGGTATATGCGGAGCGCAAGCGGAAAATGCACCGTGTCTACCCAGTTGAGGTCCCTGTCTATGAAGGTGCCGAAGCTCATCACTTCCTGGTTTTTGGTAGGCACTGCTTTATAATCTATGAAATAGAGCTGCATGGTCACCGTCTTGCCCAGGTAATTCGGAAGATCACCGGCCAGCAGGGTGGACTCATCCTGCTCAACCAGCTCGAAAGGATTACGCAAAGGGAAGCCGAGCAGCTCTATTTCATCGTGAAGGTGGTCCAGAGGATTATCCGTCAGTTCCGGTAACCGGAACTGAAGCGGTGCTTCCTGGAACAAGCGGTGACCAATATGCGATTCTGTATTTTTCTTTTGCAGGAAATTGGATTCCCACAGCAGTCTCTTTTTATTCTTTCCGGTGAAGCGGAGTGCGCCGATCCTTACCAGGATATTCAGCTGCTCCGCACCGGGCCTGGTACGCTCTATGAAATCCTGCAGATGCTCAAAATGGCCGTGTAGGCTGCGTTCCAGGATGATGGTCTCGATGAGCTGTTTCTCCAGCCCTTTCAGGTTCACAAAACCCATGTGCACATCAGTATCCCTGATATTGGTGAGGTAATCACTATTGTTCACACAGGGAAGATGGATGGTGGCGCCCGTTTTCCGCAATTCCAGGAAGTACAGTTCCTGTGAATAAAATCCCCCGAAGTTATTCAGCACACCCACCATGAACTCCATAGGATAATATGTCTTCAGATATAAATCCTGGAAGCTCTCGACAGCGAAGCTGGCAGAGTGTGCTTTACAGAAACTGTACCCGGCAAAGGATTCCATCTGACGCCAAACCTCTGCACTCAGCTCATCAGGATATCCTTTTTCCCTGCAATTGCGTGTGAATTGTTCCTTCATCAGTGCAAAGCGATTGTGGCTGCGGTATTTGCCGCTCATGGCCCTCCGCAACACATCGGCTTCGCCCATGGACATTCCACCAAAAAAGTGCGCCACCTTGATCACATCTTCCTGAAATACCATTACACCAAATGTGTCTTTCAATAATTCTCCCATCAGGGGATGGAGATGTTGTACGGTTTCAGGGTTATGATAACGTTTGATATATTCCCGCATCATGCCGCTGCTGGCCACGCCGGGCCTGATGATACTGCTGGCGGATACCAGCGTGAGATAATCGCGGCATTTAAGCTTGCTGAGCAACTGCCGCATGGCAGGACTCTCCACATAGAAACAACCGATGGTGTTCACGTTCTGCAACTGGTCCTGTACGTTAGGATCGTTCTTGAACTTTTCCACCTCATCTATCTGGATGCTGATATTCCTGTTTTCCTTCACCAGCCTTACAGTCTCTTTGATATGTCCGAGTCCGCGCTGGCTCAGCACATCGAATTTGTACAGGCCGATATCTTCCGCCACATGCATGTCTATCTGCGTGGTGGAAAATCCCTTTGGCGGCATCCAGGTGGCAGTATAGGAATGAATGGGCGCTTCACTGATCAGCATACCGCCTGCATGGATACTGAGATGGTTCGGGAAATTGTTTATCAGTTTTCCATATTGCATGATCAGTGAATGGTACTGATCACTCTGAGGTTTGTTGAAACGCTCCTTCCTGCTATCGCCATAATAATAACCGCGCGCTCCCATATCATCGATCTCTTTGGAAGGAAGACCGAACACTTTGCCCAGCTCGCGTACAACAGCATTGTACTGGAAAGTGACGTAGCTTCCCACCAGCGCCACATGCTGTTCTCCATAGCGTTTGAAGATATAATCGATGATCTCGTCCCGGTCCAGCCAGCTGAAATCGATATCGAAATCAGGAGGCGATGTACGCTCGGAATTGAGGAAACGTTCGAAGAATAAATTCAGTTCCAGCGGGTCAACATCTGTGATCTTCAGACAGTAGGCCACAATGGAATTGGCGCCGCTGCCGCGTCCTACATGAAAGAACCCACGGTTGGAAGCATACCGCAGGAAATCCCAGGTGATAAGAAAATATGCGGTGAAACCGAGATCTTCTATCACCTGCAATTCCTTGTTGAGCCTGTCGATGGCTTTTGTGTTGTTGCCGTACCGTAAGCGGTAACCATCGTAAGCCAGCTTTCGCAGCAGCTGCACATCATCTTTTTTGCTGGCGGTGAAAAATTTCTTGTTCTTGTCTGTTCCGAATTCCATTTCTATGCTGCACATATCGATGAGACGGAATGTATTGGTGACAATGAACGGGTATTGCATGAAAGCTTCGAACAGCCTGGACGGGGCCACAAACTGTTCCGTGGTTGCACAGATAGCGTCTGATTCCAGTTTCGAGAGTACAATATTTTTATCAACAGCCCGCAGCAGACGATGTACGTTATGGTACTTCTTGTTCTGTACGGTTACAGGTTGACGAATGATAAATTTTTCTTTGTACTGATTACTCATTCCAAAGAGTT
This portion of the Pseudobacter ginsenosidimutans genome encodes:
- a CDS encoding DNA polymerase III subunit alpha, with the protein product MYLNCKTYFSFHYGTYSTAELVQAGMETGATTLALTNINTTCDAWEFVSRCKESGIKPILGAEVRNGDQLLYILLAANNRGFTWINAFLSGHLSASKPFPVKAGQEPFFQDLWDGYVIYPLGSKPVEELLPNEMIGVLPEEVNKLFGMSNQYKEKFIIRQPVTVQNKKYHNVHRLLRAVDKNIVLSKLESDAICATTEQFVAPSRLFEAFMQYPFIVTNTFRLIDMCSIEMEFGTDKNKKFFTASKKDDVQLLRKLAYDGYRLRYGNNTKAIDRLNKELQVIEDLGFTAYFLITWDFLRYASNRGFFHVGRGSGANSIVAYCLKITDVDPLELNLFFERFLNSERTSPPDFDIDFSWLDRDEIIDYIFKRYGEQHVALVGSYVTFQYNAVVRELGKVFGLPSKEIDDMGARGYYYGDSRKERFNKPQSDQYHSLIMQYGKLINNFPNHLSIHAGGMLISEAPIHSYTATWMPPKGFSTTQIDMHVAEDIGLYKFDVLSQRGLGHIKETVRLVKENRNISIQIDEVEKFKNDPNVQDQLQNVNTIGCFYVESPAMRQLLSKLKCRDYLTLVSASSIIRPGVASSGMMREYIKRYHNPETVQHLHPLMGELLKDTFGVMVFQEDVIKVAHFFGGMSMGEADVLRRAMSGKYRSHNRFALMKEQFTRNCREKGYPDELSAEVWRQMESFAGYSFCKAHSASFAVESFQDLYLKTYYPMEFMVGVLNNFGGFYSQELYFLELRKTGATIHLPCVNNSDYLTNIRDTDVHMGFVNLKGLEKQLIETIILERSLHGHFEHLQDFIERTRPGAEQLNILVRIGALRFTGKNKKRLLWESNFLQKKNTESHIGHRLFQEAPLQFRLPELTDNPLDHLHDEIELLGFPLRNPFELVEQDESTLLAGDLPNYLGKTVTMQLYFIDYKAVPTKNQEVMSFGTFIDRDLNWVDTVHFPLALRIYPMKGKGFYRIRGKVVEDFGVFSVEVDYMQKIGYRERQYANL
- the dinB gene encoding DNA polymerase IV gives rise to the protein MFINHERHIAHLDLDAFFVSVECLKNSSLKGKPLIVGGSSDRGVVAACSYEARSFGIHSAMPVRLAKRLCPHAIILQGDMESYSNYSRLVTDIIRDSVPLFEKSSVDEFYVDLTGMDKYFGCCRFTTELRQKLMKESGLPVSYALASNKLISKVATNEVKPNGQIEIPFGSEKTYLAPLSVAKVPGIGKETAFLLLRMGVETVKVLSEIPVEMMQNLLGKNGIELWRRANGIDDTPVIPYHEQKSISTESTFQQDTIDVEFLRSQLVRMTEKIAFQLREQNKLTGCVTVKLRYSNFDTVTKQLSIPYSAADHTLLKAAKDLFEKLYERRMLVRLLGIRFTHLVPGNYQINLFEDTQEMIRLYQSIDHIKHRFGEGLLMRAKGLESMPSEIRHHPTFQRASIRDIRKG